One Pseudomonadota bacterium DNA window includes the following coding sequences:
- a CDS encoding biotin--[acetyl-CoA-carboxylase] ligase, translating to MKNQNSSLFRILEILADGAYHDGTHIGENLGISRAAVWKNIQKLQSYHVKIKSIKNKGYALQEPLILLNKESLLKALPQKNIKLEIFESLPSTQTYLKSMTSSSPYVCLAERQTNGKGRFGRPWHSPFGQNIYLSLLYHFQKDISELSGLSLMISLSIIKTLNQLFKKTIVFQLKWPNDIVVNQKKLGGVLIEMQAESYGLSTAVIGIGLNVNMIEKDALPFECASLRDFHKTSIDRNEICQILLKNLFEDLRVFQEQGFDAFQKSWPLFDALYNKSITLKIGERTISGIAKGINEMGHLLLAEEDKTLRTFAAGEASFVRRQNHP from the coding sequence ATGAAAAACCAAAATTCCAGCCTCTTTCGTATCTTAGAAATTCTGGCCGATGGTGCTTATCATGATGGAACACACATTGGAGAAAACCTTGGCATTTCAAGAGCCGCCGTATGGAAAAATATTCAAAAACTTCAAAGTTACCATGTAAAAATTAAGTCTATTAAAAATAAAGGGTATGCACTTCAAGAACCTCTTATTCTTTTAAATAAAGAATCTTTATTAAAAGCATTGCCTCAAAAAAATATAAAGCTAGAGATTTTTGAAAGTCTTCCCTCTACACAAACATATTTAAAATCAATGACTTCATCTTCTCCCTATGTTTGCTTAGCAGAAAGACAAACAAATGGAAAAGGACGATTCGGACGGCCTTGGCATTCCCCCTTTGGACAGAATATTTATCTTTCTCTCCTTTACCATTTTCAAAAAGACATCAGTGAGCTTTCTGGACTTAGCCTCATGATCAGCCTTTCAATTATCAAAACATTGAATCAACTTTTCAAAAAAACCATAGTGTTTCAACTCAAATGGCCAAATGACATTGTTGTAAATCAAAAAAAATTGGGCGGCGTCCTTATTGAGATGCAAGCTGAGTCCTATGGACTTAGTACAGCTGTTATCGGAATTGGACTCAATGTAAACATGATAGAGAAGGATGCTCTTCCCTTTGAATGTGCTTCTTTACGTGATTTTCATAAGACCTCTATTGATCGAAATGAAATCTGCCAAATTCTTTTAAAAAACTTATTTGAGGATCTTCGTGTTTTTCAAGAACAAGGATTTGACGCTTTTCAAAAAAGCTGGCCCCTCTTTGATGCACTTTATAATAAGTCTATCACTCTAAAAATAGGAGAGCGCACAATTTCTGGAATTGCAAAAGGAATTAATGAAATGGGGCATCTTTTGCTTGCAGAAGAAGATAAGACGTTGCGTACCTTTGCTGCAGGGGAAGCTTCTTTTGTCCGTCGTCAAAACCATCCCTAA
- the mdh gene encoding malate dehydrogenase yields MKDKKIALIGAGNIGGTMALLMGLQDMGEIVLLDVAEGIPQGKSLDIEESLCLTGSNAVIKGSNTYEDIKNADLVIVTAGIPRKPGMSRDDLLNINAKIIEEIGFKLKTYTPNAFVIVVTNPLDAMVWVMQKATGFSPQKVVGMAGVLDGARMRTFLAQELNVSSEDITTLVLGGHGDTMVLLSRFTSVGGIPLPDLIKMGWITQKRIDEIIERTRNGGGEIVNLLKTGSAFYAPALSVLNIVKAYLNNTKKILPCAAWCQGEYGLKDIYVGVPVIIGKNGVERIIEIPLTETETALLHTSAETVKKLIEDVKKLRA; encoded by the coding sequence ATAAAAGACAAAAAAATAGCTTTAATCGGTGCCGGAAATATTGGGGGCACAATGGCTTTGCTCATGGGCCTTCAAGATATGGGAGAAATTGTTCTTCTTGATGTCGCAGAGGGAATTCCTCAAGGAAAGAGTCTAGATATTGAAGAATCCCTATGTCTGACCGGGTCAAACGCTGTCATTAAAGGGAGCAATACCTATGAAGACATTAAAAACGCTGATTTAGTAATCGTTACAGCAGGAATTCCGCGCAAACCAGGGATGAGTCGTGATGATCTTCTGAATATTAATGCTAAAATTATAGAAGAAATCGGCTTTAAGCTCAAAACATATACACCCAATGCATTTGTTATTGTTGTAACAAATCCTTTAGATGCCATGGTGTGGGTTATGCAGAAAGCTACAGGATTTTCACCTCAAAAGGTGGTCGGTATGGCAGGCGTATTAGATGGTGCTCGAATGCGTACATTTCTTGCCCAAGAACTAAATGTATCATCTGAAGACATTACAACGCTGGTATTAGGAGGGCATGGCGATACCATGGTTCTTCTCTCAAGATTCACCAGTGTCGGAGGGATTCCGTTGCCGGATCTTATTAAAATGGGCTGGATTACACAAAAACGAATTGATGAAATTATAGAACGAACACGAAATGGTGGTGGAGAAATTGTCAATCTTCTCAAAACAGGATCTGCTTTTTATGCGCCTGCTCTTTCTGTCTTAAATATCGTTAAAGCATATTTAAATAATACAAAAAAAATACTCCCCTGTGCTGCCTGGTGTCAAGGAGAGTATGGTCTTAAAGATATTTATGTTGGTGTGCCCGTTATTATTGGAAAAAATGGTGTGGAACGTATTATAGAAATTCCTCTTACAGAAACAGAAACTGCTCTTCTTCATACCTCTGCAGAAACCGTCAAAAAACTTATTGAAGATGTCAAGAAATTAAGAGCTTGA
- a CDS encoding MFS transporter: MNKLSSSSAAHLSGLSFGIWGLVICYVIYQFILRVSLGVMAPDLMERFMINATEFSLLGSIFYFGYASMQIPVGIFLDHFGPLKTIPLFLCLCVTGFCFFTFSENWTIVLLGRLLTGIGSAGAFISSLKVSNMLFPDRLSKLFVGITSSLGLLGAVCGGLIGFLLSVLSLQTLLEGLSIAGLILTAVILLSFSLKKTRNLLQIKEVSHIPNENLLVGITKIFFKKPVLIILMASVGLMTTALYTFADSWGPSFLIQVHHLSMDQAATSIFLIYIGMVTGCSLLSFVGNHFNNTNGIIVLCGLITAGILGFLLFFSAIPYFILLALMFILGLCASLQILFFGVILSLVPKKFGGVTSGLTNMIIMLLGSGSISLMGLLMDYAQETKILHNGVPVYSTYSYRFAFGTITILVLLGAFSFAILTLIDHFKRKKTEGPVLL, translated from the coding sequence ATGAATAAACTCTCCTCTTCTTCAGCTGCCCATCTCTCAGGCCTTTCTTTTGGGATTTGGGGACTTGTTATTTGCTATGTCATTTATCAGTTTATTCTTCGCGTTTCATTAGGCGTGATGGCACCAGATCTTATGGAAAGATTTATGATAAATGCCACAGAATTTTCTTTGCTTGGTTCTATTTTTTATTTTGGATATGCCAGCATGCAAATTCCAGTTGGAATTTTTTTAGATCATTTTGGGCCTTTAAAAACAATTCCGCTTTTTCTCTGTCTCTGTGTCACTGGTTTTTGTTTTTTTACATTTTCTGAGAATTGGACAATTGTGCTCTTAGGACGCCTTTTAACTGGAATTGGATCTGCAGGCGCATTTATCAGCTCTCTAAAGGTCTCTAATATGCTTTTTCCCGATCGTCTCTCAAAGCTCTTTGTTGGCATCACGTCAAGCTTAGGCCTTCTCGGAGCTGTGTGTGGTGGGCTCATTGGCTTTCTTTTAAGCGTCTTAAGCCTTCAAACTCTCCTTGAAGGATTATCCATTGCAGGCCTTATTCTTACTGCTGTCATTCTTTTAAGTTTTTCCTTAAAAAAAACGAGAAATCTTTTACAAATAAAAGAAGTATCTCATATTCCCAATGAAAATTTACTTGTTGGCATAACAAAGATTTTCTTTAAAAAACCAGTTCTTATTATATTAATGGCATCTGTTGGACTTATGACAACAGCCCTTTATACTTTTGCAGATTCATGGGGCCCTTCTTTCTTAATTCAAGTTCATCATCTTTCGATGGATCAAGCTGCAACCTCTATATTCTTAATTTACATTGGAATGGTCACGGGCTGTTCTCTTCTCTCTTTTGTGGGAAACCATTTTAATAATACAAATGGCATCATTGTTTTATGTGGGCTTATAACGGCGGGCATCTTAGGATTTCTTCTTTTTTTCTCTGCAATCCCTTATTTTATTCTCCTTGCATTAATGTTTATATTAGGGCTTTGTGCAAGTCTTCAAATCTTGTTTTTTGGCGTTATTCTTTCTCTTGTACCCAAAAAGTTTGGAGGTGTGACTTCTGGACTCACAAACATGATTATTATGCTCCTTGGATCTGGGAGTATCTCTCTCATGGGACTTTTAATGGATTATGCGCAAGAAACAAAGATACTTCATAATGGTGTTCCTGTTTACAGTACATATTCTTATCGTTTTGCGTTTGGAACAATAACGATTCTTGTCTTGTTAGGTGCGTTCAGTTTTGCAATTCTCACACTGATTGACCACTTTAAAAGAAAAAAAACAGAAGGGCCTGTTCTTTTATAA
- a CDS encoding alpha/beta hydrolase produces the protein MKKQHRFHKMIPSSSPAFFSLKGPFLGTKTGQNPKTCVILLHGLGSNGANLLDLGRFWSPYFPETAFLAPNAPFIYEPGSSFEEGYQWFRFDSQHPSYLDQGIQRALPYLSHYVDEILKAFTIDPQKIVLAGFSQGAMMALAFGLQCRQDIGGILAYSGGFYGSHHQLVGPPYPPLCLIHGEEDVVVPPRIFLESKHFLKDHGIPFQSHLLKNLSHTIDERGLDLGRTFLKKCFEGVKHA, from the coding sequence ATGAAGAAGCAACACCGTTTTCATAAAATGATACCTTCTTCTTCACCTGCTTTCTTTTCTTTAAAGGGACCATTTTTAGGCACCAAGACGGGCCAAAATCCCAAAACTTGCGTCATTCTTCTTCATGGATTAGGCTCAAATGGTGCAAATCTTTTGGACCTTGGGCGCTTTTGGAGCCCTTATTTTCCAGAAACAGCATTTCTTGCGCCCAATGCTCCCTTCATTTATGAGCCAGGCTCCAGCTTTGAAGAAGGATATCAATGGTTTAGGTTTGATTCTCAGCATCCCTCATACCTTGATCAAGGAATTCAAAGAGCTCTTCCTTACTTATCTCATTATGTTGATGAAATTTTAAAAGCCTTCACTATTGACCCTCAAAAAATTGTTCTCGCAGGATTTTCTCAAGGCGCTATGATGGCCCTTGCCTTTGGGCTCCAATGCCGCCAAGATATAGGGGGTATCTTGGCTTATTCTGGTGGATTTTATGGATCTCATCATCAGCTTGTAGGTCCTCCTTATCCTCCTCTTTGTCTAATTCATGGGGAAGAAGATGTTGTTGTTCCTCCTCGTATTTTTCTGGAAAGCAAACACTTTTTAAAAGATCATGGCATTCCGTTTCAATCTCATCTTTTAAAAAATTTATCCCATACAATTGATGAACGGGGGCTTGATCTTGGACGCACATTTTTAAAAAAATGTTTTGAAGGAGTAAAACATGCTTGA
- a CDS encoding RidA family protein, with amino-acid sequence MATEFENRLRSLGIELPTPPLPTATYAPFIIVNRMLYISGQFPMIGNTVQYEGKVGKDLSLEEAQKAARLCALNILAQVKIACEESFERINRCVRLGGFVNAVEGFSDHSQIINGASDLIIQVFGNLGRHARFAVGVSSLPMNACLEIDAIFALEDEEATPFS; translated from the coding sequence ATGGCGACAGAATTTGAAAACCGGTTGCGTTCTTTAGGGATTGAACTTCCCACCCCTCCTCTTCCAACAGCAACATATGCTCCTTTTATTATTGTAAATCGCATGCTCTATATTTCGGGCCAGTTTCCAATGATTGGAAATACGGTCCAATACGAAGGAAAAGTAGGAAAAGACCTATCTCTTGAAGAAGCTCAAAAAGCAGCCCGCCTTTGTGCCTTAAATATTCTAGCTCAAGTAAAAATTGCCTGCGAGGAATCTTTTGAACGCATTAATCGGTGCGTACGATTAGGAGGTTTTGTAAATGCTGTTGAGGGATTTTCGGATCACTCACAAATCATTAATGGAGCATCAGACCTCATAATTCAAGTTTTTGGAAATTTAGGAAGGCATGCCCGCTTTGCTGTGGGTGTCTCAAGCTTACCTATGAATGCCTGCCTTGAAATCGATGCAATTTTTGCACTCGAAGATGAAGAAGCAACACCGTTTTCATAA